A stretch of Mobula birostris isolate sMobBir1 chromosome 2, sMobBir1.hap1, whole genome shotgun sequence DNA encodes these proteins:
- the LOC140212667 gene encoding uncharacterized protein isoform X2 encodes MYKPRPELRHRAVSTAAERLHRAATEISPTPESRPQRRRIMARVTILLEALILFVTVQMFRLCVAELRLFSESASVVTAHVGQTVELSCELTYRLEVASNVFWYKQRADEPLVAIKSTDGRKTDCRTTYKKGPGDHTSVLEIRDVRVEDAGSYHCFGTDSYTTFAKGHTLLVGDSSTNRTYMLIFALPSETNRSIALVCLVGGLSSNQIVIYWNISGQTMEGWSNTGTLDPDKSYSVRSQVLIPVETWRSGGVCTCIAQLGGAGKTIINSVFNITIEPDQGWCLPTAILLGFLAFLVILIIIRISKQRRSGTRGQLATQQVHGSAAQSQTPILYASLEFSASSLPHR; translated from the exons ATGTATAAGCCCCGCCCCGAACTTCGGCATCGAGCAGTGTCCACGGCAGCTGAGAGGCTGCACAGAGCCGCGACTGAAATCAGTCCGACTCCTGAGAGTCGACCACAGCGTCGCCGAATAATGGCTCGAGTAACGATTTTGTTGGAAGCTTTGATCCTGTTCGTTACTGTTCAGATGTTTCGTCTTTGCG TTGCAGAACTCAGGCTGTTTTCTGAGAGTGCGTCTGTCGTGACTGCACATGTCGGTCAGACGGTTGAACTCTCCTGCGAACTCACGTACAGATTGGAGGTCGCAAGCAATGTGTTCTGGTACAAGCAGCGTGCGGACGAACCCCTGGTTGCGATCAAATCCACGGACGGCCGAAAGACCGACTGTAGGACTACTTACAAAAAAGGCCCTGGCGATCACACTTCAGTGCTAGAAATCCGGGACGTCCGGGTGGAGGATGCGGGTTCCTACCACTGTTTTGGAACAGATAGCTATACGACGTTTGCGAAGGGACACACACTCCTGGTTGGAG ACAGTTCCACCAACCGGACCTACATGCTGATATTTGCCCTACCGTCTGAGACGAACAGGTCGATTGCCCTGGTGTGTCTGGTCGGCGGCCTTTCTTCCAACCAGATTGTCATTTACTGGAACATATCGGGACAGACCATGGAAGGATGGAGCAATACCGGCACGCTTGACCCAGACAAGAGCTATAGTGTTAGAAGTCAGGTGCTGATTCCAGTGGAAACATGGAGGAGCGGCGGAGTCTGCACCTGTATCGCACAACTGGGGGGTGCGGGAAAGACCATAATCAACAGCGTGTTCAATATCACCATTGAACCAGATCAAG GCTGGTGTCTTCCCACTGCGATCCTCCTTGGGTTCCTTGCCTTCCTGGTTATCCTAATAATTATTCGGATCTCTAAACAGCGTAGATCAG GGACACGTGGTCAATTGGCAACGCAGCAAGTACACGGCAGTGCGGCTCAG TCCCAAACACCGATCCTCTACGCCTCTCTCGAGTTTTCTGCGTCATCCTTACCCCACAGATGA
- the LOC140212667 gene encoding uncharacterized protein isoform X1 has protein sequence MYKPRPELRHRAVSTAAERLHRAATEISPTPESRPQRRRIMARVTILLEALILFVTVQMFRLCVAELRLFSESASVVTAHVGQTVELSCELTYRLEVASNVFWYKQRADEPLVAIKSTDGRKTDCRTTYKKGPGDHTSVLEIRDVRVEDAGSYHCFGTDSYTTFAKGHTLLVGDSSTNRTYMLIFALPSETNRSIALVCLVGGLSSNQIVIYWNISGQTMEGWSNTGTLDPDKSYSVRSQVLIPVETWRSGGVCTCIAQLGGAGKTIINSVFNITIEPDQGWCLPTAILLGFLAFLVILIIIRISKQRRSGTRGQLATQQVHGSAAQVRMVTATRCKIHKFDVCDWVQRMMSLNRVHREL, from the exons ATGTATAAGCCCCGCCCCGAACTTCGGCATCGAGCAGTGTCCACGGCAGCTGAGAGGCTGCACAGAGCCGCGACTGAAATCAGTCCGACTCCTGAGAGTCGACCACAGCGTCGCCGAATAATGGCTCGAGTAACGATTTTGTTGGAAGCTTTGATCCTGTTCGTTACTGTTCAGATGTTTCGTCTTTGCG TTGCAGAACTCAGGCTGTTTTCTGAGAGTGCGTCTGTCGTGACTGCACATGTCGGTCAGACGGTTGAACTCTCCTGCGAACTCACGTACAGATTGGAGGTCGCAAGCAATGTGTTCTGGTACAAGCAGCGTGCGGACGAACCCCTGGTTGCGATCAAATCCACGGACGGCCGAAAGACCGACTGTAGGACTACTTACAAAAAAGGCCCTGGCGATCACACTTCAGTGCTAGAAATCCGGGACGTCCGGGTGGAGGATGCGGGTTCCTACCACTGTTTTGGAACAGATAGCTATACGACGTTTGCGAAGGGACACACACTCCTGGTTGGAG ACAGTTCCACCAACCGGACCTACATGCTGATATTTGCCCTACCGTCTGAGACGAACAGGTCGATTGCCCTGGTGTGTCTGGTCGGCGGCCTTTCTTCCAACCAGATTGTCATTTACTGGAACATATCGGGACAGACCATGGAAGGATGGAGCAATACCGGCACGCTTGACCCAGACAAGAGCTATAGTGTTAGAAGTCAGGTGCTGATTCCAGTGGAAACATGGAGGAGCGGCGGAGTCTGCACCTGTATCGCACAACTGGGGGGTGCGGGAAAGACCATAATCAACAGCGTGTTCAATATCACCATTGAACCAGATCAAG GCTGGTGTCTTCCCACTGCGATCCTCCTTGGGTTCCTTGCCTTCCTGGTTATCCTAATAATTATTCGGATCTCTAAACAGCGTAGATCAG GGACACGTGGTCAATTGGCAACGCAGCAAGTACACGGCAGTGCGGCTCAGGTACGTATGGTGACTGCAACCCGTTGTAAGATTCACAaatttgatgtttgtgattgggtACAAAGAATGATGAGTTTGAACAGAGTCCACAGGGAATTATGA